In Streptomyces canus, one DNA window encodes the following:
- a CDS encoding VgrG-related protein: MVRHAFSSIVEVKIGGAKLPSDIAPMLVEGWVDQGVGVPAAFRLTFRDPYRLVLGKLNVQFGTKVVITPIADGQGIGNPLLTGEVTGLEADYDGTGSFTVIRGYDHGHRMLRQRRVAAYRNQKASDIARKLAGMDGVSIGRIQATKGTYAFISQSNVTDWDFLSRLADENNMVMSLDAKGKFQFVTPKPSAGAPSPKTDGDKSTFVLQAGHDILRLRAAVTAADQVGKVESRGWNVTTKKKITELAPATTDPGISIGSTPGEAAGKFKAAKLVETANPYDKQDEVRHAAKALAADITSSFAELEVAVYGNPDLRPGVPVALADVGKPFEGKYTVTSVRHVFGDGKHYESWITVSGRQWRSLYGLASGGSGGADPASAARLPSVANAIVTDVQDPLKQGRVKLQFPWLDDAYVSDWARTVQMGGKDGGGVFPMDVGDEVLVAFDRGALDHPFVIGGLYNGRDVPTKVSDVPLHDGLKKKAVRHTLSDRQGNRVDLLSQQTGRRKQGVRIASGNDKLVINLDRTQTEITVDSKGSVSITGSRSVSVEAGTSLRLRGRQSVMIESGGPLTLKGKGLVTLSSLGGAVEVNAMGGAMNLSSSGITSINATGMVSVNSVANVNIKAVKVDLFGAVFVNTIKYPLPA; this comes from the coding sequence ATGGTGCGGCACGCGTTTTCCAGCATCGTCGAGGTCAAGATCGGTGGCGCGAAACTGCCCTCCGACATCGCCCCGATGCTCGTGGAGGGCTGGGTCGACCAGGGCGTCGGTGTGCCCGCGGCGTTCCGCCTCACCTTCCGCGACCCCTACCGTCTGGTCCTCGGCAAGCTGAACGTGCAGTTCGGCACCAAGGTCGTCATCACCCCGATCGCCGACGGACAGGGCATCGGCAACCCCCTGCTGACCGGCGAGGTCACCGGCCTGGAGGCCGACTACGACGGCACCGGCAGTTTCACCGTCATCCGCGGCTACGACCACGGGCACCGCATGCTGCGCCAGCGTCGCGTGGCCGCGTACCGCAATCAGAAGGCCTCCGACATCGCCCGCAAGCTGGCCGGCATGGACGGCGTGTCCATCGGCCGCATTCAGGCGACGAAGGGCACCTACGCGTTCATCAGCCAGTCCAACGTCACCGACTGGGACTTCCTGTCCCGGCTCGCCGACGAGAACAACATGGTCATGTCCCTGGACGCCAAGGGGAAGTTCCAGTTCGTCACGCCGAAGCCGTCGGCGGGCGCGCCCTCCCCGAAGACGGACGGTGACAAGAGCACCTTCGTACTCCAGGCCGGCCACGACATCCTCCGGCTGCGGGCCGCCGTGACCGCCGCCGACCAGGTCGGCAAGGTCGAGTCGCGCGGCTGGAACGTCACCACGAAGAAGAAGATCACCGAGCTCGCGCCCGCCACCACCGACCCGGGCATCAGCATCGGCTCGACGCCCGGCGAGGCGGCCGGCAAGTTCAAGGCCGCCAAGCTCGTCGAGACCGCCAACCCCTACGACAAGCAGGACGAGGTCCGGCACGCCGCGAAGGCCCTGGCCGCCGACATCACCTCCTCCTTCGCCGAGTTGGAGGTCGCCGTCTACGGCAACCCCGACCTCAGGCCCGGCGTACCCGTGGCTCTCGCCGACGTCGGCAAGCCCTTCGAGGGCAAGTACACCGTCACCTCGGTGCGTCACGTCTTCGGCGACGGCAAGCACTACGAGTCCTGGATCACGGTCAGCGGCCGCCAGTGGCGTTCCCTGTACGGGCTCGCCTCGGGCGGCAGCGGCGGTGCGGACCCGGCGAGCGCCGCCCGGCTGCCCAGCGTCGCCAACGCCATCGTCACCGACGTGCAGGACCCGCTCAAGCAGGGCCGGGTCAAGCTGCAGTTCCCGTGGCTGGACGACGCCTACGTCAGCGACTGGGCGCGCACCGTGCAGATGGGCGGCAAGGACGGCGGCGGGGTCTTCCCCATGGACGTCGGCGACGAGGTGCTCGTCGCCTTCGACCGGGGCGCGCTGGACCACCCGTTCGTCATCGGCGGCCTCTACAACGGGCGGGACGTGCCCACCAAGGTCTCCGACGTCCCCCTGCACGACGGCCTGAAGAAGAAGGCCGTACGGCACACCCTGTCCGACCGCCAGGGCAACCGCGTCGACCTGCTCAGCCAGCAGACCGGCCGGCGCAAACAGGGCGTCAGGATCGCCAGCGGGAACGACAAGCTGGTCATCAACCTCGACCGCACCCAGACCGAGATCACCGTGGACAGCAAGGGCAGCGTCAGCATCACCGGCAGCCGTTCGGTGTCGGTCGAGGCGGGAACCAGCCTCCGGCTGCGCGGCCGCCAGTCCGTGATGATCGAGAGCGGCGGCCCGCTGACCCTGAAGGGCAAGGGCCTGGTGACCCTCTCGTCGCTGGGCGGCGCGGTTGAGGTCAACGCGATGGGCGGCGCCATGAACCTGTCGTCGAGCGGCATCACGTCGATCAACGCCACCGGCATGGTGTCGGTCAACTCCGTGGCAAACGTGAACATCAAGGCCGTCAAGGTCGATCTCTTCGGTGCCGTGTTCGTCAACACCATCAAGTACCCCCTCCCGGCATGA
- a CDS encoding GPW/gp25 family protein: MAEQFVGSGWAFPMRIGPTGGIALVSGEQEVEEAIRLVLATAPGERPMRPDFGCAIHDLVFAPVNEQTAGRIQHEVLVSLDRWEPRIAVEEVEVTAGPDQSVLFIDVRYSIRGTNNPRSLVFPFYVIPSHDEPDSPGTGGTAGSAPESDH; the protein is encoded by the coding sequence ATGGCCGAACAGTTCGTCGGCTCCGGCTGGGCATTTCCCATGCGCATCGGGCCCACCGGCGGAATCGCCCTCGTCAGCGGCGAGCAGGAGGTGGAGGAGGCCATCCGGCTCGTCCTCGCCACCGCGCCGGGTGAACGGCCGATGCGGCCCGACTTCGGCTGCGCGATCCACGACCTGGTGTTCGCCCCCGTCAACGAGCAGACGGCGGGACGCATCCAGCACGAGGTGCTCGTCAGCCTGGACCGCTGGGAACCGCGGATCGCAGTCGAGGAGGTCGAGGTGACGGCCGGCCCCGACCAGAGCGTGCTGTTCATCGACGTCCGTTACTCGATCCGCGGCACCAACAACCCGCGCAGCCTCGTCTTCCCCTTCTACGTCATTCCGTCCCACGACGAGCCGGACAGCCCCGGCACCGGCGGCACGGCCGGTTCGGCTCCTGAAAGCGACCACTGA
- a CDS encoding CIS tube protein — protein MATGSKGGAGKSLVRANLAIHEPPTGTTTRPGALMRRFSFEFNPAQLSLTQRAQWKATPTMAVRDGSKPEFMGAEPRQMTLEIFLDSSMKPTGNTVMKKVESLLLCCEVTAKSIAAKQPSPPWVVFEWGSFSTARFTAYVSSIEAQYSLFGTTGVPIRATCQVSLTEIPGPTQGQNPTSGALTAQRVHRVVAGDSLQSLAWSEYGNASAWRAIAEANGIDDPSRLPTGTELMLPAAEEVPH, from the coding sequence ATGGCCACAGGCAGCAAGGGCGGCGCCGGCAAGAGTCTCGTACGCGCCAACCTCGCGATCCACGAGCCCCCGACCGGCACGACCACCAGGCCGGGCGCTCTGATGCGCAGGTTCAGCTTCGAGTTCAACCCGGCACAGCTGTCCCTGACCCAGCGCGCCCAGTGGAAGGCGACGCCGACGATGGCCGTGCGGGACGGCTCGAAGCCGGAGTTCATGGGCGCCGAGCCGCGGCAGATGACCCTGGAGATCTTCCTGGACTCCTCGATGAAGCCCACCGGCAACACCGTGATGAAGAAGGTCGAGTCGCTGTTGCTGTGCTGCGAGGTGACCGCCAAGAGCATCGCCGCCAAGCAGCCGTCGCCGCCCTGGGTGGTCTTCGAGTGGGGTTCGTTCTCCACGGCGCGGTTCACCGCGTACGTCTCGTCCATCGAGGCGCAGTACAGCCTGTTCGGCACCACAGGTGTCCCCATCCGCGCCACCTGCCAGGTGTCGCTCACGGAGATCCCCGGCCCGACGCAGGGTCAGAATCCGACGTCCGGCGCGCTCACCGCTCAGCGCGTGCACCGGGTCGTCGCGGGGGACTCGCTCCAGTCGCTGGCCTGGAGCGAGTACGGCAACGCGAGCGCCTGGCGGGCGATCGCCGAGGCCAACGGCATCGACGACCCGTCCCGCCTGCCGACCGGAACCGAACTCATGCTGCCCGCAGCCGAGGAGGTGCCTCACTGA
- a CDS encoding phage tail protein: MSSKDPGSTIWFTLSIDGESLGYFNGCEGLSSQVEVEQRQEGGNNGFVWQLPTRVTFSTIRLTRPLTPDTAKVAKWISSVQTGINRPTAQISALRADGSLIARWGLIDVLPVSWQGPTLDPGSPAVANEVLEIAHHGFTD; encoded by the coding sequence ATGTCCAGCAAGGACCCGGGCTCCACCATCTGGTTCACCCTCAGCATCGACGGCGAGAGCCTCGGCTACTTCAATGGCTGCGAGGGGCTGTCGTCGCAGGTGGAGGTCGAGCAGCGCCAGGAGGGCGGGAACAACGGGTTCGTCTGGCAGCTGCCCACCCGCGTCACCTTCTCCACCATCCGGCTCACCCGCCCCCTCACCCCGGACACGGCGAAGGTCGCCAAGTGGATCTCCTCCGTACAGACCGGCATCAACCGGCCCACGGCGCAGATCTCGGCGCTGCGCGCGGACGGGTCACTGATCGCCCGGTGGGGGCTGATCGACGTACTGCCCGTCAGCTGGCAGGGCCCCACACTCGATCCGGGCAGCCCGGCCGTGGCCAACGAGGTCCTGGAGATCGCCCACCACGGATTCACGGACTGA